A window from Coleofasciculaceae cyanobacterium encodes these proteins:
- the parA gene encoding ParA family partition ATPase, with protein MTIIISVLNQKGGSGKTTISSNLAHAIAKDGHKVLLVDSDPQGSLRDWNEANGGELLPVVGFDRETLPKDLKAVSDGYDFVVIDGAPQIAKMSAAAVKAANLVLIPVQPSPYDIWACADLVDIITARQEVTDGSPLAYFIISRAIKNTKLGNEIKGALLDYELPIMKTFTTQKVAYPTTAAEGTTVFNEPGCSAAKEITAIKTEVMEILNYGA; from the coding sequence ATGACTATTATTATTAGCGTTTTGAATCAAAAAGGGGGAAGTGGGAAGACAACTATATCAAGCAATCTAGCTCATGCGATCGCAAAGGATGGTCATAAGGTTTTACTCGTTGATTCTGATCCTCAAGGCAGTTTGAGAGATTGGAATGAAGCAAACGGAGGGGAATTATTACCCGTCGTTGGATTCGACAGAGAGACATTACCCAAGGATTTAAAAGCAGTATCCGATGGCTATGACTTTGTAGTTATTGATGGTGCGCCACAGATAGCCAAGATGTCAGCAGCAGCAGTCAAAGCAGCAAATTTAGTACTCATCCCCGTTCAACCATCGCCTTATGATATTTGGGCTTGTGCAGATTTAGTGGACATTATCACAGCCAGACAAGAGGTTACAGACGGCTCACCGTTAGCCTATTTCATCATCAGTAGAGCTATCAAAAATACCAAGCTGGGCAATGAAATAAAAGGCGCATTGCTAGATTACGAACTACCAATCATGAAGACATTTACTACCCAAAAAGTTGCCTATCCCACCACCGCCGCCGAGGGAACAACTGTATTTAACGAACCTGGATGTAGTGCAGCTAAAGAAATTACCGCTATTAAAACTG